One genomic region from Quercus robur chromosome 4, dhQueRobu3.1, whole genome shotgun sequence encodes:
- the LOC126720589 gene encoding chaperonin CPN60-like 2, mitochondrial isoform X3, with the protein MSAYTYVCAIKAPGFGVITEDRGLTLDKVQFEMLGTAKKVSVSLDDTIILHGGGDKKLIEERCAEVEERIIDPLKVVRTALVDAARICSSSPLNLSKGPLCKLSAMTKFLFPAL; encoded by the exons ATGAGCGCCTACACATAT GTTTGTGCAATCAAAGCTCCTGGTTTTGG GGTTATCACTGAAGACCGTGGTTTAACCCTTGACAAAGTTCAATTTGAAATGCTTGGAACTGCAAAGAag gTGTCTGTCTCTCTTGATGACACAATAATTCTACATGGAGGTGGGGATAAGAAGCTGATTGAAGAAAGATGTGCAGAG GTGGAGGAGAGAATCATAGATCCTCTCAAAGTGGTTAGAACAGCTTTAGTCGACGCTGCCAG GATTTGCTCCTCTTCACCTCTAAATCTATCAAAAGGGCCGCTTTGCAAGCTATCAGCAATGACCAAGTTTCTGTTTCCAGCCTTGTAA
- the LOC126720589 gene encoding chaperonin CPN60-like 2, mitochondrial isoform X1 → MSAYTYVCAIKAPGFGENRRANLDDLAILTGGEVITEDRGLTLDKVQFEMLGTAKKVSVSLDDTIILHGGGDKKLIEERCAEVEERIIDPLKVVRTALVDAARICSSSPLNLSKGPLCKLSAMTKFLFPAL, encoded by the exons ATGAGCGCCTACACATAT GTTTGTGCAATCAAAGCTCCTGGTTTTGGGGAAAATAGAAGAGCAAACTTAGATGATCTTGCCATTCTTACCGGGGGAGAG GTTATCACTGAAGACCGTGGTTTAACCCTTGACAAAGTTCAATTTGAAATGCTTGGAACTGCAAAGAag gTGTCTGTCTCTCTTGATGACACAATAATTCTACATGGAGGTGGGGATAAGAAGCTGATTGAAGAAAGATGTGCAGAG GTGGAGGAGAGAATCATAGATCCTCTCAAAGTGGTTAGAACAGCTTTAGTCGACGCTGCCAG GATTTGCTCCTCTTCACCTCTAAATCTATCAAAAGGGCCGCTTTGCAAGCTATCAGCAATGACCAAGTTTCTGTTTCCAGCCTTGTAA
- the LOC126721376 gene encoding G-type lectin S-receptor-like serine/threonine-protein kinase At1g11330 — MYTGVDNENRLLSLAISGRSINANEIPNDRKKVPDINVYSYECISTATNNFSLESKLGEGGFGPIYKLILISRLQHINLVKFLGCCIFGEERMLIYEHMLNKSLDYFLFDSNRSKLLDWKKRLNIIEGIAQGLIYLHKYSRLRVIHRDLKASNILLDENMNSKISDFGMTRIFKLNELKANTNRAVGTYGYMSPEYAMEGVFSTKSDVYSFGVLMLEIVSGRSNSFYHSNDALNLVGYVWGLWQADKGLDLVDPTISDSCVTYQVLRCIQVSLLCVEDGAIDRPTVSDMLSMLTNESTKLPLPKKPAFSIARKQIEANIPNKESDIYTMNGLSISDMDAR; from the exons atgtATACAG GGGTCGATAATGAAAATCGATTGCTTAGTTTAGCGATTTCAGGGAGATCTATTAATGCGAATGAGATTCCAAATGATAGAAAGAAGGTGCCTGATATAAATGTATATAGCTATGAATGTATTTCAACTGCCACAAACAACTTCTCATTAGAAAGCAAGCTTGGAGAAGGGGGCTTTGGACCAATTTACA AGTTGATACTCATATCTAGACTCCAACATATCAATcttgttaagtttttgggttgttgcatttttggagaagaaaggaTGTTAATCTATGAGCACATGCTCAACAAAAGCTTGGACTACTTTCTATTTG ATTCAAATAGAAGCAAGCTACTAGATTGGAAGAAGCGTCTCAATATAATTGAAGGAATTGCTCAAGGATTGATCTATCTACATAAATATTCAAGGTTGAGAGTAATTCATAGAGATTTAAAAGCTAGCAACATACTTCTCGATGAAAATATGAATTCGAAGATTTCTGATTTCGGCATGACAAGAATTTTCAAACTAAATGAACTCAAGGCCAATACAAATAGAGCTGTTGGGACATA tGGTTACATGTCTCCTGAATATGCTATGGAAGGTGTGTTCTCTACAAAAtctgatgtttatagttttggtgTTTTAATGCTTGAAATCGTGAGTGGGAGAAGCAACAGCTTCTATCATTCCAATGATGCGCTCAATCTTGTTGGATAT GTGTGGGGTTTATGGCAAGCAGATAAAGGACTAGACCTAGTTGATCCCACAATAAGTGATTCATGTGTTACATATCAAGTATTGAGATGCATTCAAGTCAGTCTCTTATGCGTGGAAGATGGTGCAATTGATCGTCCTACTGTGTCAGATATGCTATCTATGTTGACAAATGAAAGTACAAAATTGCCTTTACCTAAAAAACCAGCATTTTCTATTGCAAGGAAACAAATTGAGGCAAATATTCCTAACAAGGAATCAGATATTTATACAATGAATGGGTTGTCCATTTCTGATATGGACGCCCGATAG
- the LOC126720589 gene encoding chaperonin CPN60-like 2, mitochondrial isoform X2, which produces MSAYTYVCAIKAPGFGENRRANLDDLAILTGGEVITEDRGLTLDKVQFEMLGTAKKVSVSLDDTIILHGGGDKKLIEERCAEAPSFTIASNAGFDGALVIGKLLEQDNHNLGFDAAKGGGENHRSSQSG; this is translated from the exons ATGAGCGCCTACACATAT GTTTGTGCAATCAAAGCTCCTGGTTTTGGGGAAAATAGAAGAGCAAACTTAGATGATCTTGCCATTCTTACCGGGGGAGAG GTTATCACTGAAGACCGTGGTTTAACCCTTGACAAAGTTCAATTTGAAATGCTTGGAACTGCAAAGAag gTGTCTGTCTCTCTTGATGACACAATAATTCTACATGGAGGTGGGGATAAGAAGCTGATTGAAGAAAGATGTGCAGAG GCACCTTCATTCACAATAGCCTCAAATGCTGGTTTTGATGGTGCACTGGTTATTGGCAAATTGTTGGAACAAGATAATCATAATTTGGGTTTTGATGCTGCTAaag GTGGAGGAGAGAATCATAGATCCTCTCAAAGTGGTTAG